ATATCCTCAACCGATGAAATTTCATAGCTTCCCTTATCCCCGGCGGTAAAGCGAAAGGATGTTTCTTTTGTCATTTGATTTCCCGCCAGATCTCGGACTCCCCTTAACATCTGTACCTCGTACTCTTCTCCCGTTTCATAGGGAACCAGGGGCGTAAAGGTTGCGCTTCGCCCGTCCGGGGACCATGCTATGGTTCCCATGACTTCCGGCGTGATGGAGAAGTTGTCGATAAAACTGATTTCATCGATTCCTTCGCTGAATTCGATAAGAATAGTCGCATAGGGATCGGAAACAAGATCGCCTGCCCGGGGACTTGTTCCTGTTATAAAGGGAGGATCGATTTCCTCTCCGGTAAAAAACTGATGATTGACCTCATGCAGCAGGGAATTGCCGTAATCATCCTCCGCCTCGGTGGTGACGGTGACGGTATAGACATGGTTGGAGGTAATGCCGAGATAGGGAGTAAAGATGAGCCTGTCGGAAGCCCAGCTGAAGCTTCCCTCCAGTTGCTGATCATCCTGGGAGAATATGCAGGCAGCCTCGGTTTGGGGCCGGTCCATGGACGAGGAGAACCAGATGCTTATCTCCTGTACATCGGCAGGATCGGCATAGCCTTCCGCCGGTGTTATAGAGCGCACCTCAGGGGCATCCATATGAAGGTAGTCGTCGATCATATGGCAGCCCGGGATAAGCAATAGAACGAGCACTGCAATGATACGTGCGGAAACCGGAAACGAGATGGCTTTCATGGCTTTGGCACCACCAGAAGCTGTTCGATGCTTTGCGAAAGGAAACTCCCTTCGTTATTGGCTATTCCCGATGATCCACCGGCAATAGTCATGAGATAGTAGTGTTCGCCGCTACTGGAAGAGCGGAAATTGGTATAGGTGGCGGTGAGGGTGTAATCATCCTGCCAGGAGTATGCAGCGGGAGAGGGACTGCCGGATGAGGAGAAAATTTCGGCTATGGATATCTTTTCCTGCACGGCCGCTTTTTCTTCCACCTGAGCAAAGGGGCGGGAAAAGCGGAAGCGGAAGGTATAGTCGAATGGAGAAGGCTCGGAGCTCCCGATACTCTGGGCCTGGCTGCTTGAGTATGAAGTGAGGCTGAAGGAGTTACCAGGGGCCACCCCCTCTATGGCCGAGAGTTCGAGAAGGGGAATATTGGGAGTAAATGTTTTCTTGACATCGATCCCCATGGGAATCTGATGTTCGTCTGTGACCTCCGCCTCTATTTCCAGCAGATATTCCTGGCCCATGGTGTATCCCTGTTCGGGAATGAAAACCAAGGCGTTGCGATCGGGATACTCTGCGGAAGGATCAGCGATCCAGAATGTGGTTCCGGGGCAATTGGGGGAGATGGAAAAACCCTCTTCCACCGAATCCTGGTCCATGGTCTCGGAAAATCCTATCCTGATTGCATCGTGGTAACGAAGGTCGTTGAGATCTTCGCTGAGAACGGCAAAAGGGCTGGCAGCTGTCCAACTATTTTCTGCAACACTTACATAGAGAATGGTGGGGGCATCGTCGTCATCGTCGACAAAAAAGCTGAACTGGCTCTCCGCCGGATAGGGTACCCCCCTGCTGTCTGTAAGATCTTCATCGATGGTGATGTGATACAGGGTGAGGTTTTCCCATTCATCCTCGGGAAAGATCAGAAGCAGCGTATCTTCCTCTTGCCAGCTATGCTGATACGCTATGGAGGGACTGATGTCCAGCCCCTCGGCCACACTTGTATCATCCATTGGGACGGAAAAACGAAAGGAAAGCTGGCTTTCTCCCGAAATAGTCGATCCGGGTGCAGGAATAATCTCTGTGATTGCAGGGACAGATCCCTCCTCTGCGGCATAAAAAAAGACAATCGTCTTACTGACCGTATATGTCCTTCCCTTATCATCCAGGAACTTTCCTGAAAAAACGAGACTGTAGCGCCTGCCCGGAATAAAACCTTCGTCTGGAAGAAATGAGACGTTTCTTTTTTCCCAGCTATATCGCCCCTCGAGTTTTCCCTCAAAATCGGAGACGGAGAATATATCCTCAACGCTGTACCTGTCTACCCCGAAATCAAAGGAAATGGTGGGGAACCGCCCCTCGGGAAGCAGGTCGTATGAACCTGAGGGAAAGTATTCGATCTCATCATAATCGGGGAAAAAAAAGAGGTTGCAGGCCAACAGACCTCCCGACAGATAGATCAATAAGCAGACCGGTAATAGGTGCCGGAGCCTCTTCATGGCAGAACCTCCACCTCCATACCGTCAGAGAAATCGGCCCCGGGAGTGACTGCGACGATATCCCCCTGGCTTATTCCCGACGAAATAACGGCCCTATCATCTTCCTCTTTCGCTACCTCTATTTGGGTTTTAAACAGTCTCGAATTTCTGACCAGAAAAAGATACGTCCCCGTTTCCTCCTTGATAAGGGCCGAGACTGGTACGACAAGAGCGCTGTACGGTATCCCTGTTTCGATGGTCAGACGAACGAACATACCCGGTCGAAGAGACGAAGAATCGTCGAGACGAATTTTCGCTGCCGTTGTTCTGCTTTCGGCGTTTGCATAGGGGGCGATGAAGTACAGTGTTCCCGTATAGCACCTGTCGGATAGATCGCTACGAATTTCCACCCTTTGTCCCTTTTGTATAAAGCGAGTCTCCTGTTCCGGAATTTCCGCCTGAACAATGAGAGCGTTTTGTGAAAAGATGGTAAACAGGGGAGTCTCGGTGCTTGCTTTCTCTCCGAGATAGATATTCTTTGCAGCGATAACCCCTTGTATGGGAGCGCGTATTTCCGAGCGGGATATAAGGAGGTTTACACTTTGAAGATTTGACCTGGCCGCATGCAGACGGGCCTCGGCAACGGTAAGCTCGGCCTGAAGGGTCCTGGTATTTACTTCGATCAAGACCTTGATCCGTTCCTCTTCATCTTGCGGAACACTCAAGCCTGCTTGTGTAATATCGATGTCGCGAAAACCGATATTCTGGATGGCCAGCTCTCCCTCGGCGGTAAAAAGCTCGGTTTCCGCACTCTTTTTCTGAACCAGGAGGCTCTGGAGTTCTTCAGCCGTCACTCCTTCAATCTCAAAAAGCTGCTTCTTGTTCTCATAATTCCTGCTGACCTGTTCCAGCTCGGCCTTCAGTTGCCCGATCTTTGCTTCGGCATTTTTTATCGAGATGAATTTCGCCTCTATTTGTTTCTTTCCGTCTTCCAGCTGTTGCCTTGCCAGCTCAACCGCTGCCTCTGCCGATACGATTTCTGCTTCCGCCTCGCTTTGCTTGATATCCAGCTCTTCGGTATCGATAAGCGCCAAAAGCTCACCCTTTGTAACACGATCTCCCTCATCCACCAACAAACGGACCACCGTCCCTTCCACCAGAGAGGAAACATCGGCCTTGTCGAGGTAGGAAACGGTGCCGAACGAGGAAAACTCCGATCGGATCGTTTCCTCGTTAACCTCTGCAACCGAGACCCGTTCAGTGACCTCCTCGTCGATTACTGTCGCCGCAGCGGATGATTGACGGGAACAAGAGGAGAGGACCAGGAGCAAGGCCGCGGCGGAAAGGGTAAAAAAACGGTTCAGGTTCATACAATAATCTCTTTCACCGTCTCTGCTATGCCCCTTACGCCGCAGGACTGAAGGAATGTAGCTTCCGAATTGTAGAGATCGACGAAACTTTCGATGAGCTTTGCCTCCTGTTGTGTAAGGGATACCTGCTCTTCGATAAGGTCGATTCGTGTTGCCTCTCCCAATTCAACCTCCTTTTGCAGGATGGAAATTTCTCTGCGGGAGATTTCCATCCGCCTCTGTGTGAGGGAGATCGTATTCATCTGATGATCGATATCGGTAAGGGCCTCTTCGATGTCGAATCGAAGATTTCGCTGGCGATCTTCGTAGGAAGAATAGCCTTTAGCCAGCTGCAGGGAGGCTTCACGCCCCGATATGAAGCCCTGCAGATTATCGAAAAGCTGAACAGAGGAGCTGTTTCCTATAGATCGTTCCTGTGGATTTGTCTTTCCCGCGCTCACATCTGTTTTGAACGGAAAAGCCGGAAGGTTGAAGGTAAAAACCATGCCGAGACTGTAACCGAATTCGGAAAGCGGAAGCTCTTCCCCCGACATAGAAAGCTCCAGTTCCGCATTGATTGATGGGATCCATGATCGTCGTGTCTGATCTCTTGTCGTCCTTGCATTTTCAAGCTGGATGAGCAGTTTCTGCAGGTCGCTGTTTTGATAAAGCGCAAGGCTTGCATATCGTTCGATCTCCTTTTCAAGATTTTTCCCCACAAGAAGAAAACCATGGTAGTCGGGGTTTATCCTTCCCCTGATAGAAGGCAGGCTGTCCGGAGGAATTTCCAGGATTCTCGACAATTGAAAGATGTAACGCTTTTCATCCTGACGGGTTGAGGCAAGGGAGAGGTCGATTTCTCCCAGCTGGGCCTCCATCTCAAGCAGATCAAGCTCGGTAATCATGCCGAGGCGATGTTCCTGCCGTGCAATGGTTATTTGTTTGAGGACGATCTCTCTTGTTGCCGATTGTATCTCCAGAATCCTCTTGTTTTTCAAGAGATTTGTGCAGATGGTGATTACCTGCAGGGCCAGCTGTTCTTTTATCTCATCGGTTTCTATGTCGCTAAGATAGAGCTGCGACCTCAGGTTCCTATACTGATAGGCGAGCTGTCCTCCGTCGTAGAGCAGCTGATCGACGGAAAATGTCGCCTTTTTGATACGGGAATCCGCACTGTCGTAGCTTACCGAATCACTTTGGGAGTAATCGATTCCGAGACTCGGGAGAAAGTTCCTTTTCTGTATTGCGATCTTTGCCCTGGCAATTTCCCTGTCTATACTCCGGTAATTGATCTCGTCACTTCGGGACAGGGCAAGCTCTATGGCTTCGTGGGGTGATATCGACGATAGTTCCTGGGCACAGAGCACGGGTGTGTGGAACATGCTGAAAAGAAGGGCCGCAAACAGGATCATCGCACTACCGTTTTTACGCCTTTCCTTACGATTCGGTACAGGTATGAGGCCGATTCGATGGTATGTTCGGTCTCCTCGGAAAAGAAGTAGCGCCGCACAACTTTGCCGTTTGCCTGGTCCGTGAGTTGACAGCCGAGGGATACGGCATGGATTTTACGAAAATCCTTGACGATATCTCTTTGGTCGATCCTGAGATCCAAACGATATCGAGCCCCTTCCTGCAGCGTATAGCGAGTTCCCAGTTCCATCAGCATTGCATCACGGGCAGTCTTTTCGGCCGGAGGCTTCTCTCCGGAAAAGGAAAGGTCTATGGTTCCGGGATAGACGGTTGCCTCTTCCTCGATAGGTGAGATTTCTTGGAGCTTCGAAATCGAGGAGGGGTTGAACAGGGTGCCGCAGCCGCCGAAAAGCGGAAGCAGGAAAAAAAGAAGCAGGTATCGCGTTTTTGATTTCATTCGGTTTCCCCCGATTCGAGCGTTTTTATGATGGTATCGAGTGCAGGACGAAGCGAACTCTCAGGCCCCGCAAAATCGGCGGCCTTTTTATATTGTTGCAGACTCGGCTCCCATAGGCCGAGACTCCGATAGAGCTCTCCCGTCTCTATATAGAGTTCCACCCCTCTTTGCAGGGAGGCCTCGGCACGGCTATAAGCCTTTAAGGCCTTATCGATGTGGCCGTCAGCCCGGTACGCCTTTGCCAGCAGGAACTGCAGTTCGTAATCCTCAGACGAAAGGCTCAGGGACTTCTGCACATACTCGATGGCCTTTTGCGGGTTTCCTGCGGCCAGATAGCTTCGACAGAGCCATTTTACCGCATCGATGTGTTCGGGCCGCTTTCCGGCCACCTCTTCAAGGTAGGATATGGCCTCATCGGTTTCTCCAAGGAAAAAACAGCTTTTTCCGAGCATGACACTGTTCTGAGAAAAATGGGGGTAGTCATGATGGACAGATACGAAGATATCTCGGGCGGTACGGTAGTCGCCGTTTTGATACCGCCGCTTCCCCTCGACATAGCGCGTAGCTGCCTGCTCAGAAGGGACGGAAGGCGAACATGATGAGAAAACTAATAACAGGAATCCGCATATACACAGGTACATTGCGGTTGCTATAACCGAAAAACGACTTCTTTTTTTCAAAACATTCTCAAAAAGACATTATTGGCTCAAAATTGTCTGTGCAGTATATAATGATGAAATTTCGTCGTCAAGCGAAAGGGTGCAAAAGTTTTGACAGAGAAAATGTGTTACTACTATAATGAACCAGAATTGAATAAAACGGTTATGAAAAAGCGTGTATAGATAAAGGTGGTATTCTATTATGAAAAAAACATCGTTTCGCTCAACGCTTGGGCGCTGTCTTGTATGGTTTGTAATCCTGAATCTAAGCGGAGTTCCCACACTTTTTGCGCAAAGCTTTTCCGATCCACAGTTCGGGGCCCGGGTCCTCTTTGATCGTGCCGATCGTGCATCTGATCTTTCCGAATGGACGAATATAGCCGAGGATGGCTTCTCTGAGCTCTCCGAAAGCGAACAGGTAAACTTCGAGGCGCTGCTTGAAGATCGGCTTCTCCGTTTTTCGCAGGACAATTTTCAGCAGCAGATGGAAAAGGTGGATATCGCCTTGCTCCTGGAGCGTCTTGCGGAAGTAAATAAGCATCTTCTGTATCAGACGGATGAAAACGGAGCCATCCTCTACGATGCATCCGGCGACCCTGTTATGTTCGATATAGAGAACTATGATAAGGACCAGGAGGATTGGGATGAAGAGGCCGCTGCTGTGGTAGCAGCCGCCCTTGCTTCATGGCAGGAGGATGCCACGTTTCTCGGGGATGAAATGGCTGGACTCGTCTCCGGCCGCTACAAGGCTATCGTTGATGAGGCGCTGACCACCTCCCTTGCCGAGTATAAAAAGTCGGCGCAAAAGGAACTTGAGGCCCTGGTGGGAAAAAGACGTACAAGTTTTGCCGCTTTGCGTAAACAGGACACCTACAGCCTTCGTCGTAAGCAGGAGGAGGAAAGTGCCGGTGCCCTTGCCGAAACTCTTATTGGTGATACCGAGAAAGAGCTCGAAGCCTCCAGACGGGGACTTCTCGACGGACTTGAAAAGGTGACCGAAGCCCCTGCAACGGAGATTTCCTTACGCATGCAGGATTGGGAAGAAAGTTTTAAGGAGGAATTCGAAAAAGCCCTTGGGCGCTGGGATGATGCGGAAAGCCGTTTTCTCGAAGAGCGAATCAGGTGGGAGCTTGATGCCCAGGACCGCCTTGTGAGTGCCGAAGAGAGTTGGGATAAGGCCTTTACCGAGTTTGCTTCTGCCAGGAGCCGGTGGGCGGAGGAGATCAGTGCGGTCATTGAGGAGGGACGAAGCCTCTGGGAGGAAAAGCAGGCTTCTTTCAGCAGCGAATTCAGCGATGCCGTTGCCGGTCTGGAGGCTTCTGCCAGTGGGGAGCTTGAGAAGTTTAAGGCGGAGATCGACCAGGCCCTTTCCACCTTTCGTTCAACCGTCGGCCTCCAGTCCATGGCCGAACAGTACCTCGAATACTATGAAAGCCGTAGGGCTGATGTTGAGGCCTATCGGGACGAACTGCGTCCCGCCCTTGATAAAGCAGAGGTGGCGTATACCAATTACTTTCTGCCGGTACAGTCACGCCGTGACAAGAGTTTACGTCTCAAAGAGTATTTCGATGGAGGGGCTGCCCTTCCTTCGGCATCTGCGCGGGACGAAGACCTTGATTGGTATGTGGATGTCATAGAGGAAGCCGAGGAATCTCGTTTCCGTTCCTTCGGTTTTTCCAAAGACCAGGCAGCAATGATGTGGGTATACGATATCGGTGAAACTGGGGTCACCTTTGGTATCAAGAACTTTTTTTCAGGGCATACCTCCAAAACCCTTAGCCATAAAGAGCTTGCCGAAAAGCTCTGTGCCGTGTACCAGGCTAGCTATAAAAATAACATGTATCGGGAGGCCGAGTATCAAAAACAGTACGAACTCTACCATGCCAGGGACGCCGAAGAAGAGGATTACCAGCGGGAAATCGAGGCGTGGAAAGGCATCCTTGAAACCGCACTTTCCGCCCGGGAAGGTGCCGAAGCGCATCTCTACGATTTAGAGGACTATGCATCGGGCTATGGAAGCGATCGGGGGGAATACTCGGTGGCGGGGGATAGCTATGAGGCGGAACTTGCCCGTCTCTCCAGAAGGGTTTCCTATTTACAGGGGCAACTTGCGGTATCGGAGGCGGTCATTGCGTATGTACATGAAGAGAGCTCGCTGAGGCCGACCGAGGCGGAAACGGCGGCCGAGCTGGAGGCCTCGGCCGAAAGGCTGGAAGAGGCCAGAAACGGCTATAATGCGGCCCAGGAAGCGGTGCAGGGGCTTATGGCGGAGATGGAAAGGCTCCAGGAAGAGATGGACCAGATGAGTGAATCCGCCATCGCTCCGGCAGAGGAAGCCCTTTCGGAAGCAAGAGAGCTCTTTGAGAACGCCTGGAGCGTCTATACGGCAAACGATACGGCTCTTCTTACCAGCGTTATCAACGATATGGAACACGAGATCAGCTCCTACTATCTCGAAAACGGCAGGTTCGATCTCTATATGGACTATTTTACGGCGGCCGAGCTGTGGAACCGTAATAACGAGGAGGAAGAACAAAAAAGCCTTCTTGAAGAACTCGATGCTTCATCCCATGAATTGGAGGAGTCGCTTGCGTCCCTTGAGGAGTTTCATATCAACTGGGAAGCTTGGGACGGCTCCCTTTTTACCGCAGCCCTTGCCGATGCCGGTTTTCAGTTTCCCGAGGAAAAACGGTCGGAGCTTAGCGCCCTCTTTGATGCAGGAAAGAATAGCGGCGGCGAGGGACAACTGGCACGGGCCTGCCTGGAAGAAGAGCTTGCTTCTTACCGGAATAATATCGCTTCTCAGCTGGCCTATAAGCAGGCTGCAGGGACGATACTGGAAATAGAGAATTTCGATGCCTGGGGGGATGAGGCAGGATGGCTGGCTTGGCTCCGGGAGGATGCGGAGGCTGCGGAGAACGGTTACCTTGCTGCCAAGGCCTCCCTTCTTCGTGACGCTCTGCGTTATTCAGATGGGGAGGACGATGAGGAGCGTGCACTGTTGGCATCCTATCTCAAGGCCCTGTATCCGGATGAGGCCGAACGTGCAGATCTGGCCGATGCCTACGACGACTTTGCCGAAGGTTTGACCCTGGTAGCCGAGGGCTCCGTGAGCAGAGAAGAGGCGGTGGAGGGGATTGACCCAGCACTGCTGGAGTTGTTTCACGACTTTGTGGACAACGGGGGCATTGCCGTGAAAAACGGCTACGATCTGAGCAATCCTTTTTTGAAGGATGAGCTTTCTCGGCTGCAGGATAAAAGGGCCCTTGTCTCTGCAGCG
This genomic stretch from Sediminispirochaeta bajacaliforniensis DSM 16054 harbors:
- a CDS encoding Ig-like domain-containing protein, yielding MKAISFPVSARIIAVLVLLLIPGCHMIDDYLHMDAPEVRSITPAEGYADPADVQEISIWFSSSMDRPQTEAACIFSQDDQQLEGSFSWASDRLIFTPYLGITSNHVYTVTVTTEAEDDYGNSLLHEVNHQFFTGEEIDPPFITGTSPRAGDLVSDPYATILIEFSEGIDEISFIDNFSITPEVMGTIAWSPDGRSATFTPLVPYETGEEYEVQMLRGVRDLAGNQMTKETSFRFTAGDKGSYEISSVEDISGGFFLHDIADTAYTTGIEKADELLVTFSAAVPEDEKRDIITVNPSISYDDTWNSDNTTLHIIFDEVLEYGKLYELNIIDSTYRFLVDGPHSLPLSLSKIIFINDTASPAPAELHLNDTLTISDSDRARFDLYLHHAQGAVVDTSSFMDAFSLSSSAFQSLDFTSYSIDVGATESVVHVDASIEMASGISSICTIRIEASLCDSYDNYLENDYLLTLQVLPP
- a CDS encoding Ig-like domain-containing protein, coding for MKRLRHLLPVCLLIYLSGGLLACNLFFFPDYDEIEYFPSGSYDLLPEGRFPTISFDFGVDRYSVEDIFSVSDFEGKLEGRYSWEKRNVSFLPDEGFIPGRRYSLVFSGKFLDDKGRTYTVSKTIVFFYAAEEGSVPAITEIIPAPGSTISGESQLSFRFSVPMDDTSVAEGLDISPSIAYQHSWQEEDTLLLIFPEDEWENLTLYHITIDEDLTDSRGVPYPAESQFSFFVDDDDDAPTILYVSVAENSWTAASPFAVLSEDLNDLRYHDAIRIGFSETMDQDSVEEGFSISPNCPGTTFWIADPSAEYPDRNALVFIPEQGYTMGQEYLLEIEAEVTDEHQIPMGIDVKKTFTPNIPLLELSAIEGVAPGNSFSLTSYSSSQAQSIGSSEPSPFDYTFRFRFSRPFAQVEEKAAVQEKISIAEIFSSSGSPSPAAYSWQDDYTLTATYTNFRSSSSGEHYYLMTIAGGSSGIANNEGSFLSQSIEQLLVVPKP
- a CDS encoding efflux RND transporter periplasmic adaptor subunit — encoded protein: MNLNRFFTLSAAALLLVLSSCSRQSSAAATVIDEEVTERVSVAEVNEETIRSEFSSFGTVSYLDKADVSSLVEGTVVRLLVDEGDRVTKGELLALIDTEELDIKQSEAEAEIVSAEAAVELARQQLEDGKKQIEAKFISIKNAEAKIGQLKAELEQVSRNYENKKQLFEIEGVTAEELQSLLVQKKSAETELFTAEGELAIQNIGFRDIDITQAGLSVPQDEEERIKVLIEVNTRTLQAELTVAEARLHAARSNLQSVNLLISRSEIRAPIQGVIAAKNIYLGEKASTETPLFTIFSQNALIVQAEIPEQETRFIQKGQRVEIRSDLSDRCYTGTLYFIAPYANAESRTTAAKIRLDDSSSLRPGMFVRLTIETGIPYSALVVPVSALIKEETGTYLFLVRNSRLFKTQIEVAKEEDDRAVISSGISQGDIVAVTPGADFSDGMEVEVLP
- a CDS encoding TolC family protein — translated: MILFAALLFSMFHTPVLCAQELSSISPHEAIELALSRSDEINYRSIDREIARAKIAIQKRNFLPSLGIDYSQSDSVSYDSADSRIKKATFSVDQLLYDGGQLAYQYRNLRSQLYLSDIETDEIKEQLALQVITICTNLLKNKRILEIQSATREIVLKQITIARQEHRLGMITELDLLEMEAQLGEIDLSLASTRQDEKRYIFQLSRILEIPPDSLPSIRGRINPDYHGFLLVGKNLEKEIERYASLALYQNSDLQKLLIQLENARTTRDQTRRSWIPSINAELELSMSGEELPLSEFGYSLGMVFTFNLPAFPFKTDVSAGKTNPQERSIGNSSSVQLFDNLQGFISGREASLQLAKGYSSYEDRQRNLRFDIEEALTDIDHQMNTISLTQRRMEISRREISILQKEVELGEATRIDLIEEQVSLTQQEAKLIESFVDLYNSEATFLQSCGVRGIAETVKEIIV
- a CDS encoding tetratricopeptide repeat protein, whose translation is MKKRSRFSVIATAMYLCICGFLLLVFSSCSPSVPSEQAATRYVEGKRRYQNGDYRTARDIFVSVHHDYPHFSQNSVMLGKSCFFLGETDEAISYLEEVAGKRPEHIDAVKWLCRSYLAAGNPQKAIEYVQKSLSLSSEDYELQFLLAKAYRADGHIDKALKAYSRAEASLQRGVELYIETGELYRSLGLWEPSLQQYKKAADFAGPESSLRPALDTIIKTLESGETE